Proteins co-encoded in one uncultured Draconibacterium sp. genomic window:
- a CDS encoding glycosyltransferase family 39 protein produces MKIQNIGVILIGIIVLLAYCFGLFVDLTGDAGKYAAISRHIVESGDWINLKIHNEPYDQKPPLIFWLSAVSFKLFGMHNWSFKILPVLYGFTGGWFTFQLGKSLYNRNVGVLAAIMLVTSWVYFMFSMDVHTDLILTANVTFAIWQLVEYERIRRRLNFILAFVGVGLAMLTKGPVGAAIPAFALVVHLLVTGKIRELFSPKWLIGISISGIVCIPAFVGLYNQFGLKGIQFFFFTNNIGRITGSYVGSNTDYFFYIHTLFYLLLPWTFLLLFAFYYEIKDYFTASTQHREYYTVGGIWLFFLIISIAKGKAPHYVFPVVPMIFIVVARWVSVSFAENKIKTIKRLLNLQIIIPILLLFLLVVILFYVFPVQNSIFIVGLLVLVILLGISLYFYIPFSVYRLILPSVFLMSVFIAFLNAYAIPKAFSYQGSTRASRIYNNEALEGEKMYNYLYHQFEVYFYSKDNAVYLSSWDEFSPDKNAASWIYTTGLGKDTILSNYDGLVSRIDTLPHRGMTSISPHFLNPKTREESLTETYLIKLDPGKKED; encoded by the coding sequence ATGAAGATTCAAAATATCGGTGTAATATTGATTGGCATCATTGTTTTGCTGGCCTATTGTTTTGGGCTTTTTGTTGATTTAACCGGTGATGCCGGAAAGTATGCTGCTATTTCCCGGCATATTGTTGAAAGCGGGGATTGGATTAATCTAAAAATTCATAATGAGCCATATGACCAAAAACCTCCATTGATATTTTGGCTTTCAGCAGTAAGTTTTAAGTTGTTTGGTATGCATAACTGGTCGTTTAAAATACTGCCGGTGTTGTATGGTTTTACAGGGGGCTGGTTCACTTTTCAGCTGGGCAAATCTTTATATAACCGAAATGTTGGAGTTTTGGCAGCAATAATGTTGGTTACTTCCTGGGTGTATTTTATGTTCTCGATGGATGTGCATACTGACCTGATTTTAACTGCCAATGTTACTTTTGCTATTTGGCAACTGGTAGAGTATGAAAGGATAAGAAGACGATTAAACTTTATTTTGGCTTTTGTTGGTGTTGGGCTTGCGATGCTGACAAAAGGGCCAGTTGGAGCTGCAATTCCTGCTTTTGCTTTAGTAGTACATTTGCTTGTAACAGGTAAAATACGGGAGTTGTTTAGCCCGAAATGGCTGATTGGGATAAGTATTTCCGGTATTGTTTGTATTCCCGCATTTGTAGGGCTGTATAATCAATTCGGACTGAAGGGGATTCAATTTTTCTTTTTTACCAATAATATTGGAAGGATAACTGGTTCTTATGTTGGCAGCAATACTGACTACTTCTTTTATATTCATACTCTGTTCTATCTTTTGCTCCCCTGGACCTTCTTGCTGTTATTTGCATTTTATTATGAGATTAAGGATTATTTTACTGCTTCAACTCAACATCGGGAGTATTATACAGTGGGGGGGATTTGGTTGTTCTTTTTGATTATAAGTATAGCAAAAGGTAAAGCACCTCATTATGTCTTTCCTGTGGTTCCAATGATCTTTATTGTTGTTGCCAGGTGGGTAAGTGTCAGTTTTGCTGAAAATAAAATTAAAACGATTAAAAGGTTATTGAACTTGCAAATTATTATACCCATTCTGTTGCTGTTCTTGTTGGTAGTAATTTTGTTTTATGTGTTTCCGGTTCAAAATTCAATTTTTATTGTGGGATTACTGGTTCTGGTAATACTTTTAGGTATTTCTCTATATTTTTATATTCCTTTTTCTGTTTATAGATTAATCCTTCCATCGGTGTTTCTCATGTCTGTATTTATTGCGTTTCTTAACGCATATGCTATTCCTAAGGCTTTTAGCTATCAGGGTTCGACAAGAGCTAGTCGGATATATAATAATGAGGCGTTGGAAGGTGAGAAAATGTATAATTATCTTTATCATCAGTTTGAGGTGTATTTTTATAGTAAGGATAATGCAGTATATTTGAGTTCCTGGGATGAGTTTAGTCCTGATAAGAATGCGGCATCGTGGATTTATACGACAGGATTGGGCAAGGATACAATATTGTCAAATTATGATGGATTGGTTAGTCGGATTGATACGCTTCCGCATCGGGGGATGACAAGTATAAGTCCGCACTTTTTAAATCCTAAAACCCGTGAAGAATCATTGACGGAGACTTATCTGATTAAACTTGATCCTGGAAAGAAGGAGGACTAA
- a CDS encoding glycosyltransferase family 39 protein codes for MNNQRFGFTILIPVLLIIVSALPIPLVVNAAKYAEIGREILSNHDWINLTIGGDAYGQKPPLLFWIAAVTFKMFGLSIPAYKLAVLMFSFAGAYSTFRLGKLFYGKETGLLAAFFWISSLGFQHFNNDIHTDTLLADFVVFSVWQFSAYLKRHKWHNFLLGVVGVGLSMLAKGPVGVVIPVAAIVGSMLIHKQWKEIFSYRWLVALVIVGIMILPAMLGLLDQFGLEGIKFYFWTNNVGRVTGSYKGSGVDYSYYLHTSLYILLPWTIFMVYAFVEEFKSLKRFRKETTECFEFVNILAVVVYLGILSIAQQQNPHYMLSAVPFMYIITAKWTVLLFSDENKSKIRNIIAVINKGIATVGPIALLLLPVVAFPEKRLWFWGIYGILYGGVMVMVVKKISLQRQIVMLTFAIAIMLFTVNVNMLPNMLKFHTSIEAAEIFNEKAPENSTLSIYTENARLWNLFLYSKSPGKYLVEKEDLEAFLPKPGAWIYTSEAGYSDMLAMGVNMNVVKKFTEHKQLTSQTVVFLIPKNRASRFNTMYLLELR; via the coding sequence ATGAACAACCAGCGTTTTGGCTTTACAATCCTTATCCCTGTTCTATTGATAATAGTGTCAGCGTTGCCGATTCCCTTGGTTGTAAACGCAGCAAAGTATGCTGAAATTGGTCGCGAGATACTTTCTAATCATGATTGGATAAATCTAACTATTGGAGGCGATGCTTACGGGCAGAAACCGCCGCTTTTGTTTTGGATTGCTGCAGTTACTTTTAAGATGTTTGGCTTGTCAATTCCTGCCTACAAGCTGGCGGTTTTGATGTTTTCATTTGCCGGAGCTTATTCTACCTTTCGGTTGGGAAAGCTTTTTTACGGAAAAGAAACCGGTTTGCTGGCAGCTTTTTTTTGGATATCGTCTTTGGGATTTCAGCATTTTAACAACGATATACATACTGATACTTTATTGGCCGATTTTGTGGTTTTCTCAGTGTGGCAGTTTTCGGCGTATTTGAAAAGGCATAAATGGCACAATTTTCTGCTTGGTGTAGTTGGTGTCGGTTTATCGATGTTGGCAAAAGGCCCGGTGGGAGTAGTAATCCCTGTTGCTGCAATAGTCGGGAGTATGCTGATTCATAAACAGTGGAAAGAAATTTTCAGTTACCGTTGGCTGGTTGCTCTGGTAATTGTAGGTATAATGATTTTGCCTGCAATGTTAGGATTGCTCGATCAGTTTGGATTAGAAGGAATCAAATTCTATTTCTGGACCAACAATGTTGGCCGGGTTACCGGTTCATATAAAGGAAGTGGTGTTGATTACTCTTATTACCTGCATACATCGTTATATATATTATTACCATGGACCATATTTATGGTTTATGCTTTTGTTGAAGAATTCAAAAGTCTGAAGCGTTTTCGAAAAGAAACAACTGAATGTTTTGAGTTTGTAAACATTTTAGCCGTTGTGGTTTATCTGGGGATCTTGTCGATTGCCCAACAGCAAAATCCACATTATATGCTTTCAGCAGTTCCTTTTATGTATATAATAACTGCAAAATGGACTGTGCTTTTATTTTCGGATGAAAATAAATCAAAAATCCGAAATATAATTGCAGTAATAAATAAAGGAATTGCAACTGTTGGTCCTATAGCACTATTACTGTTGCCCGTTGTGGCATTCCCTGAAAAACGCCTGTGGTTTTGGGGGATATACGGGATTCTTTATGGCGGGGTGATGGTGATGGTTGTAAAAAAGATTAGTTTGCAGAGGCAGATTGTAATGCTAACCTTTGCTATTGCAATAATGCTATTTACTGTTAATGTAAACATGTTGCCAAATATGCTGAAGTTTCATACATCGATTGAGGCTGCTGAAATTTTTAACGAAAAAGCTCCTGAAAACTCAACACTGAGTATTTATACTGAGAATGCCAGGCTTTGGAATTTGTTTCTGTATTCAAAATCTCCGGGCAAATATCTTGTTGAAAAAGAAGATTTAGAGGCTTTTTTACCTAAGCCGGGGGCGTGGATATATACCTCGGAAGCGGGGTATAGTGATATGCTCGCAATGGGAGTGAATATGAATGTGGTTAAAAAATTTACAGAGCACAAACAGCTGACATCTCAGACAGTTGTATTTTTAATTCCGAAAAACAGGGCGAGCAGATTTAATACGATGTATCTTTTAGAATTAAGATAA
- a CDS encoding P-II family nitrogen regulator yields MKKIEAIIRKSKFDEVKDALYEAGIEFFSFWDVRGVGQAREGRSYRGVVYDTSTIERIKLSIIVRDKNIDKTVQAILGSARTGEIGDGKVFVLPIEESYRIRTGEHGDESLFIKGKEE; encoded by the coding sequence ATGAAAAAAATTGAAGCAATAATTCGCAAATCAAAGTTTGATGAGGTAAAAGATGCGCTGTATGAAGCAGGCATCGAATTCTTCTCTTTCTGGGATGTGAGAGGAGTTGGACAGGCTCGCGAAGGCCGCTCGTACCGTGGTGTAGTTTACGATACCAGTACTATTGAAAGAATAAAATTATCCATTATTGTTCGCGATAAAAATATTGATAAAACAGTTCAAGCCATTTTAGGATCAGCCAGAACAGGTGAGATCGGCGACGGTAAAGTATTCGTTCTTCCTATCGAAGAATCATATCGAATAAGAACCGGAGAGCATGGCGATGAGTCACTATTTATTAAAGGTAAAGAAGAGTAG
- a CDS encoding ammonium transporter — translation MEETLQGLQIGIDNMWLLVAAFLVMFMQPGFALVEAGFTRSKNTANILMKNLMDFSIGSILYWAIGFTIMYGDSIGGFIGTPDLFFMSDGFGSNYSDYADLFFQTVFAATAATIVSGAMAERTEFKAYLIFSIVITVIIYPISGHWTWGGGWLSQLGFHDFAGSSIVHSVGAWVGLAGASIIGPRIGKYKKDGTPTAIPGHNLAYGALGVFILWFGWFGFNPGSQLAAAGTDNAVAIGHIAVTTNLAAAAGAVTAMMVAWFRYKRPSLSISLNGALAGLVAITAGCDAVNPMGALFIGIIAGFILPFAVEFIDKVLKVDDPVGAISVHGVSGALGTLAVGLFSTSEGLFYGGGAKLLGIQAVGVAAFFAWAFGLGLVLFFILKKANILRVSKRIEEEGLDVYEHGESAYN, via the coding sequence ATGGAAGAAACTTTGCAAGGCCTACAAATAGGTATAGATAATATGTGGTTATTGGTTGCTGCATTTCTGGTAATGTTCATGCAACCTGGATTTGCCCTGGTGGAGGCAGGTTTTACACGATCAAAGAACACCGCGAACATTTTAATGAAAAACCTGATGGACTTTTCTATCGGTTCGATATTATATTGGGCTATCGGTTTTACCATTATGTATGGAGACTCAATCGGAGGATTCATCGGAACACCTGACCTGTTCTTTATGAGCGATGGTTTTGGAAGTAATTATTCAGATTATGCCGACCTTTTTTTCCAAACTGTATTTGCTGCAACTGCTGCAACTATTGTTTCGGGAGCAATGGCTGAAAGAACTGAATTTAAAGCATACTTAATTTTTAGTATTGTTATTACTGTAATTATTTACCCAATTTCCGGTCACTGGACATGGGGTGGTGGTTGGTTGAGCCAACTTGGATTCCACGATTTTGCCGGTTCATCTATTGTACACTCTGTTGGTGCATGGGTTGGTTTAGCAGGTGCGTCTATTATTGGACCTCGTATCGGAAAATACAAAAAAGACGGAACTCCGACTGCAATTCCTGGTCACAACCTGGCTTACGGTGCACTTGGTGTATTCATCCTGTGGTTCGGATGGTTCGGATTTAACCCCGGATCTCAATTAGCAGCTGCCGGTACTGATAACGCTGTTGCAATTGGTCACATCGCTGTTACAACTAACCTGGCTGCTGCAGCTGGTGCTGTTACTGCAATGATGGTTGCATGGTTCCGTTACAAACGTCCATCACTTTCAATTTCATTGAACGGTGCATTGGCTGGTTTAGTTGCCATTACTGCTGGTTGTGATGCTGTTAATCCTATGGGAGCATTATTCATCGGTATTATTGCTGGTTTCATTCTGCCATTCGCTGTTGAATTTATTGATAAAGTGTTAAAAGTTGACGACCCTGTAGGTGCTATTTCAGTACACGGTGTTAGTGGTGCTTTGGGTACACTGGCAGTAGGTTTATTCTCTACTTCTGAAGGTTTATTCTACGGTGGTGGAGCAAAATTACTGGGTATCCAGGCTGTTGGTGTAGCAGCATTCTTTGCTTGGGCATTTGGTTTAGGTTTGGTATTATTCTTCATCCTGAAGAAAGCAAATATACTGCGCGTTTCTAAGCGCATTGAAGAAGAGGGCCTCGATGTTTACGAACATGGTGAGAGTGCCTATAATTAA
- a CDS encoding DUF4494 domain-containing protein produces the protein MMQTWFESKVKYMKVSESGSESMVTENFLLDAVSYTDAETRIIRQMQQIVRGGEFQIVDIKKSRIAEVFPFENGEWWFKAAINLVTIDEEAGKEKKIKTNYLIMADDIKEALTRLDESLEYLVIPFVVTSLAVSPIVDVFPYNPEEAQIPDGYVPVENNEDEQKNPIFTDGVNPYAEDESEAAPSSEEELEVDENHEEIDDSAEEKTEE, from the coding sequence ATGATGCAGACTTGGTTCGAGAGTAAAGTAAAATATATGAAAGTTTCCGAGAGCGGAAGCGAATCGATGGTAACTGAAAACTTTTTGCTGGATGCCGTATCGTACACCGATGCCGAAACGCGGATTATTCGCCAAATGCAGCAAATAGTTAGAGGTGGAGAGTTTCAGATTGTTGACATTAAAAAATCGCGTATTGCCGAAGTTTTTCCATTTGAAAATGGTGAATGGTGGTTTAAAGCAGCCATTAATCTGGTTACAATTGACGAGGAAGCAGGTAAGGAGAAGAAAATAAAAACAAATTACCTGATAATGGCCGACGACATTAAAGAGGCACTTACCCGATTAGACGAAAGTTTGGAATACCTGGTGATTCCATTTGTCGTTACTTCTTTGGCGGTTAGTCCGATTGTAGATGTTTTTCCTTATAATCCTGAGGAAGCACAAATTCCCGATGGTTATGTTCCGGTAGAAAATAACGAAGACGAACAGAAGAATCCGATATTTACTGATGGCGTAAATCCTTATGCCGAAGATGAGTCGGAAGCGGCTCCATCATCGGAAGAGGAGCTTGAAGTTGATGAAAATCACGAAGAAATAGACGACTCCGCCGAAGAAAAAACGGAGGAATAG
- the hisIE gene encoding bifunctional phosphoribosyl-AMP cyclohydrolase/phosphoribosyl-ATP diphosphatase HisIE: protein MRQLTDISKIDFNKMDGLIPAIIQDAETQNVLMLGFMNEDALAKTQKIGKVTFFSRTKNRLWTKGEESGNFLNVVSMAIDCDDDTLLIKVNPVGPVCHKGDDTCFKESNTGNDIQFLSYLQDFIDKRKAEMPEGSYTTSLFQKGTRKITQKVGEEAVETIIGAMANDDENFMYEAGDLLYHLVVLLTHKGYRIEDVVRELKKRHK from the coding sequence ATGAGACAGCTAACAGATATTTCAAAAATCGATTTTAATAAAATGGACGGACTAATTCCGGCAATCATTCAGGATGCGGAAACGCAAAATGTTTTGATGCTTGGTTTTATGAACGAAGATGCGCTTGCCAAAACACAGAAAATTGGTAAAGTAACGTTTTTCAGCCGCACCAAAAACCGCTTGTGGACCAAAGGCGAGGAATCGGGAAATTTTCTTAATGTTGTTTCAATGGCAATTGATTGCGACGATGATACGCTTCTAATCAAGGTAAATCCTGTTGGGCCGGTTTGCCACAAAGGCGATGACACTTGCTTTAAAGAATCAAATACTGGCAACGATATTCAATTCTTGAGCTACCTACAGGATTTTATCGACAAGCGGAAAGCCGAAATGCCAGAGGGTTCATACACCACTTCACTTTTCCAAAAGGGAACACGAAAAATCACACAAAAAGTTGGCGAAGAAGCTGTTGAAACTATTATTGGTGCAATGGCAAACGATGACGAAAACTTTATGTACGAAGCCGGAGATTTACTTTATCACCTCGTTGTGTTGCTTACTCATAAAGGTTACCGCATTGAAGACGTGGTTCGCGAGCTTAAAAAACGCCACAAGTAA
- the hisF gene encoding imidazole glycerol phosphate synthase subunit HisF — protein sequence MLAKRIIPCLDIRNGQTVKGINFVDIKEVGDPVELGAKYAADGADELCFLDITATHEGRKTFVELVKRIAAHINIPFTVGGGISELSDAEKLLAAGADKISINSSAVRNPKLIDDLALNFGSQFVVVAIDARGDENEHWTVTVNGGRIPTDKELFSWAKEAEDRGAGEILFTSMNHDGTKNGFANKELSKMADMLKIPIIASGGAGTKEHFVDVFTKGKADAGLAASIFHYNEIPIPVLKKYLKEKGIVVR from the coding sequence ATGCTTGCAAAACGAATAATACCATGCCTCGATATCCGAAACGGACAAACCGTTAAGGGAATCAATTTTGTCGACATAAAAGAAGTGGGCGACCCGGTAGAACTGGGGGCAAAATATGCAGCCGACGGCGCCGACGAACTGTGTTTTCTGGATATTACAGCAACACACGAAGGCCGCAAAACTTTTGTTGAACTGGTAAAACGAATTGCAGCGCACATAAACATCCCCTTTACTGTTGGAGGTGGCATTAGCGAATTGAGCGATGCAGAAAAGCTTTTGGCTGCAGGCGCCGATAAAATTTCAATTAACTCATCGGCGGTTCGTAATCCAAAACTAATTGATGATCTGGCACTGAATTTTGGAAGCCAGTTTGTAGTTGTTGCCATAGATGCACGGGGCGATGAGAACGAACACTGGACGGTTACGGTAAACGGAGGTCGCATTCCGACCGACAAAGAACTTTTTTCGTGGGCCAAAGAAGCCGAAGATCGTGGTGCCGGAGAAATCCTTTTTACATCGATGAACCACGACGGAACAAAAAATGGATTCGCCAATAAAGAGCTTTCGAAAATGGCCGATATGCTGAAGATTCCGATCATTGCATCGGGTGGCGCAGGCACTAAAGAACATTTTGTTGATGTTTTTACAAAGGGCAAAGCCGACGCCGGACTGGCAGCCAGCATCTTCCATTACAACGAAATTCCAATTCCGGTTCTTAAGAAATACTTAAAAGAAAAAGGCATTGTTGTCCGATAG
- the hisA gene encoding 1-(5-phosphoribosyl)-5-[(5-phosphoribosylamino)methylideneamino]imidazole-4-carboxamide isomerase has product MIKKIEIIPAIDLIDAKCVRLSQGDYNQKTIYNENPLEVAKMFEDAGITRLHLVDLDGAKAKHIVNYKVLETIAGKTNLVIDFGGGLKSDKDLEIAFNSGAAMVTGGSIAVKEKDTFLSWLEKFGSEKIILGADAKDGNIAVSGWLETTELGVIDFISEFHKQGISKVISTDISRDGMLSGPSFELYADIMKKLPEVEIISSGGIATMDDILKLDEMGVPGVITGKAIYENRITLKEIEKFIS; this is encoded by the coding sequence ATGATAAAAAAAATAGAGATAATTCCTGCGATTGATCTGATTGACGCCAAATGCGTGCGACTTTCTCAGGGAGATTATAACCAAAAAACGATTTACAATGAGAATCCGCTGGAGGTGGCTAAAATGTTTGAAGATGCAGGAATCACGCGTTTGCACCTTGTTGATTTGGACGGGGCAAAAGCCAAGCATATTGTAAATTACAAAGTACTTGAAACAATCGCCGGAAAAACCAATTTGGTAATTGACTTTGGTGGCGGATTAAAATCGGATAAAGATCTGGAAATTGCATTTAACTCAGGTGCAGCAATGGTTACCGGAGGAAGTATCGCGGTAAAAGAAAAAGATACTTTTCTGAGCTGGCTGGAGAAATTTGGCAGCGAAAAAATCATTCTGGGTGCCGATGCTAAAGACGGCAATATTGCTGTAAGCGGTTGGCTGGAAACCACAGAATTAGGTGTTATCGATTTTATTTCAGAATTCCACAAACAGGGAATCAGCAAAGTAATTTCAACGGATATCAGCCGCGACGGAATGTTAAGCGGCCCTTCTTTTGAACTGTACGCTGACATTATGAAAAAGCTTCCCGAAGTGGAAATAATTTCCAGTGGCGGAATTGCCACCATGGACGACATATTAAAATTAGATGAAATGGGCGTTCCGGGTGTGATCACCGGAAAAGCCATTTATGAAAATCGCATAACTTTGAAAGAAATTGAGAAGTTCATTTCATAA
- a CDS encoding N-acetylornithine carbamoyltransferase, with amino-acid sequence MKKFTSVKDIPSIEKALATAFEVKNNKFGFQHLGKNKTMVLVFFNSSLRTRLSTQKAAMNMGMNTMVMNVNEDSWQLESEMGVVMDGKNAEHLREAIPVIGKYCDVIGVRAFAKFEKREDDYAEKILSQFVEYAGVPVVSMEAATRHPLQSFADLVTIEEHKKVEKPKVVLTWAPHPRALPQAVANSFVEWMRETDYELVVTHPKGYELAPEFMGDIKVEYDQKKAFEGADFIYAKNWASYTEYGQILSKDMSWTVDEAKMALTNDAKFMHCLPVRRNMVVTDSVIDSPNSIVVEEAYNREVTTQAVLKMILENA; translated from the coding sequence ATGAAAAAATTTACATCAGTAAAAGATATTCCCAGTATTGAAAAAGCGCTGGCAACTGCATTCGAAGTAAAAAATAACAAATTTGGATTTCAACACCTGGGAAAAAACAAAACCATGGTTCTGGTATTTTTCAACTCAAGTCTGCGCACACGTCTCAGCACCCAAAAAGCTGCCATGAACATGGGCATGAACACAATGGTGATGAACGTGAACGAAGACAGCTGGCAACTGGAATCGGAAATGGGCGTGGTTATGGATGGCAAAAATGCCGAACACCTACGCGAAGCCATCCCTGTTATTGGTAAATATTGTGATGTAATTGGCGTACGGGCTTTTGCCAAATTTGAAAAACGTGAAGACGATTATGCAGAAAAAATACTGAGCCAGTTTGTTGAATATGCCGGCGTTCCGGTGGTAAGCATGGAAGCTGCAACTCGTCACCCTTTGCAAAGTTTTGCCGACCTGGTAACCATTGAAGAACACAAAAAGGTAGAAAAGCCAAAAGTAGTTCTTACATGGGCACCGCATCCGCGTGCTTTACCACAAGCCGTTGCCAACTCGTTTGTTGAGTGGATGCGTGAAACCGATTACGAATTGGTTGTTACCCACCCGAAAGGTTACGAACTGGCTCCGGAATTTATGGGCGATATAAAAGTGGAGTACGATCAGAAAAAAGCATTTGAAGGTGCTGATTTTATTTACGCTAAAAACTGGGCTTCGTACACCGAATATGGGCAAATCCTTTCGAAAGATATGAGCTGGACGGTTGATGAAGCAAAAATGGCATTAACCAACGATGCCAAATTTATGCACTGCCTTCCCGTGCGCCGTAACATGGTCGTTACCGATAGTGTGATCGACAGCCCGAACTCAATTGTGGTTGAAGAAGCTTACAACCGCGAAGTTACTACACAGGCAGTATTGAAAATGATTCTTGAAAATGCTTAA
- a CDS encoding glutamate-5-semialdehyde dehydrogenase codes for MKIEQQLKKTLDASRKLNLVNDDQVKQLLLELANEARAKSDFILSENQKDLDRMDPQDPKFDRLKLSKERLEGIASDMENVARLESPVGKTLKETVRENGLKIKKVTVPFGVIGIIYEARPNVTFDVFALCLKSGNACVLKGGSDAIYSNQAIVSIIRDVLKKFDFDENTVTLLPAGREETNEMLRARGYIDLIIPRGSQGLINFVRENATIPVIETGAGICHTYFDEFGDAKKGREIIFNAKTRRVSVCNALDCLVIHENRLNELNDFAQKLSEEQVVIYADEKAYKQIEPIYPKELLFEATEESFGTEFLSMKMSIKTVGSFNEALDHINTHSSKHSEAIITENQERIETFCKMVDASSVYSNASTAYTDGAQFGLGAEIGISTQKLHARGPMALEELTSYKWIIKGNGQVRPK; via the coding sequence ATGAAAATAGAACAACAGCTTAAAAAAACGCTTGATGCATCACGCAAATTAAACCTGGTGAATGACGACCAGGTTAAACAATTGTTGCTGGAGCTGGCTAACGAAGCAAGGGCAAAATCCGATTTTATTCTTTCGGAGAACCAAAAAGACCTGGATCGGATGGATCCGCAAGATCCAAAATTCGACCGTCTTAAATTATCAAAAGAAAGACTTGAAGGAATCGCTTCAGACATGGAAAACGTTGCCCGCCTTGAAAGTCCGGTTGGGAAAACATTAAAAGAAACGGTTCGCGAAAATGGGCTGAAAATCAAAAAAGTCACCGTGCCGTTTGGTGTAATCGGGATAATTTATGAAGCCCGCCCAAACGTTACTTTTGATGTTTTTGCTTTGTGTTTAAAGTCTGGAAACGCTTGTGTTTTAAAAGGTGGCAGCGATGCCATTTACTCCAACCAGGCCATTGTTTCTATCATACGCGATGTGCTAAAGAAATTCGATTTCGACGAAAATACAGTAACATTACTTCCTGCCGGGCGCGAGGAAACCAACGAAATGTTGCGCGCTCGCGGATATATCGATTTGATTATTCCACGCGGAAGCCAGGGGCTAATAAATTTTGTACGCGAAAATGCCACCATTCCGGTAATTGAAACCGGTGCAGGAATATGCCATACTTATTTCGATGAATTTGGCGATGCCAAAAAAGGCCGCGAAATTATATTTAATGCCAAAACCCGCCGTGTTTCGGTTTGTAACGCGTTGGACTGTTTGGTAATTCACGAAAACCGATTGAATGAACTGAACGATTTTGCTCAAAAACTATCGGAAGAACAGGTGGTAATTTATGCCGATGAAAAAGCTTACAAACAAATAGAACCTATTTACCCCAAAGAGCTGTTATTCGAGGCCACAGAAGAATCATTCGGAACAGAATTCTTATCAATGAAAATGTCGATTAAAACTGTTGGGTCTTTCAACGAAGCTTTGGACCATATTAATACACATTCATCAAAACACAGCGAGGCGATTATTACTGAAAACCAGGAGCGAATTGAAACATTCTGCAAAATGGTTGATGCATCTTCTGTGTATTCAAATGCATCAACCGCTTATACCGATGGTGCACAATTTGGACTTGGAGCTGAAATTGGCATCAGCACACAAAAATTACACGCCCGCGGGCCAATGGCACTGGAAGAATTGACCAGCTACAAATGGATAATTAAAGGAAACGGACAAGTACGACCTAAATAA